In Fluviispira sanaruensis, a genomic segment contains:
- a CDS encoding acyl-CoA dehydrogenase — protein sequence MKQDGLLPLTILNDEEALFFSSVQDFAKKEIYPHIAEMDESETLNPKIIEKIFSMGLMAIEVPEKYGGSGGSFFQAILAIQAIAQVDPSVSVFVDVQNTLVENALMKWGSEHIKSTYFPQMAKKKVGSYCLTEPHSGSDAFALKTRAVDKGNHYELNGKKVFITNAKEASLFLVFANVNPELGYKGITAFFVEKEMPGVSLGRKETKLGIRASSTCEVIFENVKVPKENILGEVGKGYKISIETLNEGRIGIAAQMLGLSEGALAGAMAYAKQREQFGKPLTAYQGIQFQIAEMATQIEAARLLVYNAARLKDAGKSFVKEAAMAKHFTSSVAEFVSSLSLEIYGGYGFVKDFPAEKFYRDAKIGKIYEGTTNMQLQTISKMILD from the coding sequence ATGAAACAAGATGGTCTCTTGCCTTTAACAATTCTAAATGACGAAGAAGCACTTTTTTTTAGTTCAGTTCAGGATTTCGCCAAAAAAGAAATATACCCACATATTGCTGAAATGGATGAAAGTGAAACACTAAATCCCAAAATAATTGAAAAGATCTTTTCCATGGGGCTGATGGCAATCGAAGTGCCAGAAAAATACGGTGGATCGGGTGGGTCTTTTTTTCAAGCTATTTTAGCAATTCAAGCGATTGCGCAGGTTGACCCAAGTGTGAGTGTCTTTGTTGATGTCCAGAATACTTTAGTGGAAAATGCATTGATGAAATGGGGGTCGGAGCACATAAAATCAACATATTTTCCTCAGATGGCAAAAAAGAAAGTGGGATCCTATTGTTTAACGGAGCCGCACAGTGGTTCCGATGCTTTTGCCTTAAAAACCCGCGCTGTAGATAAAGGTAACCATTATGAATTAAATGGTAAGAAAGTCTTTATTACCAATGCAAAAGAAGCCAGTTTATTTCTTGTTTTTGCCAATGTGAATCCGGAATTAGGATATAAAGGCATCACGGCTTTTTTTGTTGAAAAAGAAATGCCAGGTGTTTCGTTAGGTCGTAAAGAAACAAAGCTTGGTATTCGAGCAAGCAGCACTTGTGAAGTTATTTTTGAAAACGTTAAGGTACCAAAAGAGAATATCTTAGGCGAGGTAGGCAAAGGATATAAAATATCCATTGAGACATTAAATGAAGGACGGATTGGGATTGCTGCGCAAATGCTTGGCTTGTCTGAAGGGGCTCTTGCGGGTGCTATGGCTTATGCTAAACAGCGTGAACAATTTGGCAAACCTCTCACAGCCTATCAAGGGATTCAATTTCAAATTGCTGAAATGGCAACGCAGATTGAAGCGGCTCGTCTTCTGGTTTACAATGCAGCTCGATTGAAGGACGCTGGAAAAAGCTTTGTCAAAGAAGCAGCCATGGCTAAACACTTTACAAGTTCGGTCGCTGAGTTTGTTTCGAGCCTATCGCTCGAAATTTATGGGGGTTATGGTTTTGTTAAAGATTTCCCTGCCGAAAAATTTTATCGAGATGCCAAAATAGGTAAAATCTACGAAGGGACGACTAACATGCAGTTGCAAACTATTTCAAAGATGATACTAGATTAA
- the secD gene encoding protein translocase subunit SecD — protein MQNKSSMPPMWWIKSVIILCALVFGIIYTLPTFFGNPSEWQRDANGVPAKWYERWSENLLPAARINLGLDLKGGLSLTLNVEVEKAIQDSIHRSISLAKDLVASEGVKITSYKVNPDLTTVVELDNIAKAQLVQKRIQEQTLLVLFDKIEGKTLYFQANRSYIGDYEKQLMQQAINTIRNRIDQFGVAEPNIFQAGNTRIMVELPGMTDTQRAKELLGNTAQLDFRLVLNSIPQGQLPQLLEEARKELKISEDANQPETIETLSQWLRDKNKLPKNSTIILHRVTSPSAQSIKTISTLPYLVEAHAKLTGDLIEDAQAQQSTENYIPQYVVSLKFKPQGAKLFGDITTEAFKPNNAPHQVAIILDGNVQSAPVVNSPITTGSAQITMGSSTNMVDQMKQAQDLSLVLRAGALPASVKVVEERQIGPSEGAQNIHSGFISTIIAGILVIVIMLVIYGMSGLVANVAMLFNVLLILAFMALFGATLTLPGIAGIVLTMAIAVDGNVVINERIREEIRSGFSQKQAFYKGYHTSFRTLIDAHFTSAVAGIVLIIYGNPTVKGFAVTLLAGIICTLFTSYYVTEVIGQWLVEKTKLKRFG, from the coding sequence ATGCAGAACAAAAGCTCCATGCCACCAATGTGGTGGATTAAGAGTGTCATTATTCTTTGTGCACTTGTATTTGGTATAATTTATACACTTCCGACCTTTTTCGGTAATCCTTCTGAATGGCAAAGAGATGCAAATGGTGTGCCCGCAAAATGGTATGAAAGATGGTCCGAAAATCTTTTGCCAGCGGCTCGAATCAACTTAGGTCTCGATTTAAAGGGCGGGTTATCCTTAACCCTCAACGTTGAAGTTGAAAAAGCCATCCAAGATTCTATCCATCGCTCTATTTCCCTCGCAAAAGACTTAGTTGCTTCTGAAGGCGTGAAAATCACTTCCTATAAAGTCAATCCTGATCTGACCACTGTCGTTGAGCTCGACAATATAGCCAAAGCACAACTCGTACAAAAAAGAATTCAAGAGCAAACTCTGCTGGTTTTGTTCGATAAAATTGAAGGAAAAACCCTTTATTTTCAAGCAAATCGCAGCTATATTGGCGATTATGAAAAACAACTTATGCAGCAGGCTATAAACACGATTCGCAATCGTATTGACCAATTCGGTGTGGCTGAACCCAATATCTTTCAAGCTGGCAATACCCGTATTATGGTTGAACTGCCAGGTATGACGGACACTCAAAGAGCAAAAGAGCTTTTGGGTAACACAGCGCAGTTGGACTTTAGGTTGGTGCTCAATAGCATCCCACAAGGGCAGTTGCCACAATTGCTCGAGGAAGCACGGAAAGAATTGAAAATCTCGGAAGATGCCAATCAACCTGAGACGATTGAAACTCTTTCGCAGTGGTTGCGTGACAAAAATAAGCTTCCAAAAAATTCAACAATTATTTTGCATCGGGTGACGTCACCTTCAGCTCAATCGATCAAAACAATTTCAACTCTTCCCTATTTAGTGGAAGCGCATGCGAAATTAACAGGCGATCTTATTGAAGATGCGCAAGCACAGCAATCAACCGAGAATTATATTCCGCAATATGTTGTTTCGTTAAAGTTTAAACCGCAAGGGGCAAAACTCTTTGGTGACATCACGACCGAAGCCTTTAAGCCGAACAATGCACCGCATCAAGTTGCGATTATTCTTGATGGCAATGTGCAGAGTGCGCCCGTTGTCAATTCTCCTATTACCACAGGCAGTGCGCAAATCACCATGGGCAGCAGCACCAATATGGTTGACCAGATGAAGCAAGCACAGGATTTATCTTTGGTATTACGTGCGGGTGCTCTTCCAGCATCCGTAAAAGTTGTCGAAGAAAGACAAATTGGGCCAAGTGAAGGTGCACAAAATATTCATTCTGGATTTATTTCCACAATCATAGCCGGCATATTGGTGATCGTTATTATGCTTGTTATTTATGGAATGTCTGGTTTGGTTGCGAATGTTGCCATGCTCTTTAACGTTCTTCTTATTTTGGCATTCATGGCTCTATTTGGCGCTACTTTAACACTACCTGGTATTGCTGGAATTGTGTTGACGATGGCGATTGCGGTGGATGGCAACGTAGTCATCAATGAGCGTATTCGTGAAGAAATTCGTTCTGGTTTTTCACAAAAACAAGCGTTCTACAAAGGTTATCACACAAGTTTTCGTACATTAATTGATGCTCACTTTACCTCTGCTGTCGCAGGGATTGTTCTTATTATTTATGGCAACCCAACTGTGAAAGGCTTTGCTGTTACTTTACTAGCGGGTATTATTTGTACTTTATTTACTTCTTATTATGTAACCGAAGTCATTGGCCAGTGGTTGGTTGAAAAAACGAAATTAAAAAGATTTGGTTAA
- the yajC gene encoding preprotein translocase subunit YajC — MNIKSLSMSLSSIIATTLGAGQALAQDATSATAPLQVPAGAAAGAAPAGAGWLNFALIGGMILFMWLFVFRPQAKRAKEQKAFLASLTAGSEVITAGGIIGTVVEVKENIVSLNVGNSTVRVLKSSISGRLDSASTAVPAK; from the coding sequence ATGAATATAAAATCTCTTTCAATGTCTTTAAGCTCAATCATTGCGACCACTTTAGGAGCAGGTCAAGCACTTGCCCAAGACGCAACCAGTGCAACAGCTCCTTTACAAGTTCCCGCGGGCGCAGCTGCAGGTGCAGCTCCTGCAGGCGCAGGTTGGCTGAATTTTGCTCTTATTGGTGGGATGATCCTCTTTATGTGGCTCTTTGTCTTCCGCCCCCAGGCAAAAAGAGCAAAAGAGCAAAAAGCATTCTTAGCATCTTTAACAGCTGGTTCCGAAGTGATCACCGCAGGTGGAATCATTGGCACTGTTGTTGAAGTAAAAGAAAATATTGTTTCACTAAATGTCGGCAACTCCACAGTGCGCGTTCTTAAAAGTTCCATTTCAGGAAGACTCGATTCCGCCTCTACAGCTGTTCCAGCAAAGTAA